The Microbispora sp. ZYX-F-249 genomic interval GACCGATCACTCGGCGCCGTGCGTGCCCCACCCGGAGACGATCAGGTCGTCCTCGAGAACCAGCACCTCGCTGGCGAGTGCCCCCGTCTCCTTCCTGAAGTTGATGACGACACAGTCGATGCCCGCGTAGACGCCGACGACCTCGAACCGCAGATCCGGGTTGCGCCGCAACCCCTCGGCCCAGTAGGCCCGCAGCGCGTCCTTGCCGCGGATCACTCCATCGGAGCCCTCGATGAGCCGCGCCGCGATCGGGGAACGGAACACCACGTCGTCGGCGTAGTGCCGCATGACGCGGTCGAGGTCGTGGGCGTTCCATTCGTCCGCCCAGGTGGCGGCGAACGCGCGGGCCCAGTCGAGATCCATGGTGCCATCCAAGCACTCCCCGGCGCCGCGGCGTCTGCGCCTGCGCCTGCGTCCCGCTGTACGGCCCCGGGCGCCGGGGCGCAGCCGGGCGCCGACCTCACCCAGGTAAGACCGGGCGCGGACGGCACCGGGGAACGGTTCCGATGCGGGAGCAGGTTCAGGAGCCGGTGTGGAGGCGGCGGTGCAGCGCGCGGACCTCGTCGGCCAGCGCGGGCACGGGCCCGGCCACCCGCACGCCGGGCGCGACCTCTTCGACCGGAAGGGTCCGCACCGGCGGGGGTGGCACGTCCCACTCGGCCAGCCACCGCGCGAGCTGCGCCGACGACGCGACGTAGACGATCCGGCCGAGCCCCACCCACCCGTGCGCCGCCGCGCACATCGGGCAGTGCTCGCCGGAGGTGTAGACGGTGGCCTTCGCGCGCTCCTCCGGCGTCATGTTCGCCGCGGCCCAGCGCGCCAGCTCGAATTCCGGGTGCCGCGTGTGGTCGCCGCCCGCCACCCGGTTGCGGTCCTCGGCCAGCACCTCGCCGTCCCCCGCGACCAGCACCGAGCCGAACGGCTCGTCGTCCGCCTCCAGCGCTTCCTTCGCCAGCTCCACACAGCGGCGAAGGTGGCCCATCTCCTCGGGCGTCGGCTCGTAACTCATGATCGATACGGTAACTCCGGACGGGACGGGTAGGGCGAGGGGCATGCCGGAGGGGCATCTGGTCCATCGCTACGCGGACGAGCAGCACGAGGCGCTCGCCGGCCGGGTGGTCAGCGCCACCAGCCCGCAGGGCAGGTTCGACGCCGGCCCGTACGACGGCAGGGTCGTCGAGGGCGTGGAGGCGCTCGGCAAGCACCTGCTCTACCGGCTGGAGGGCGCCCCGGCCATCCACGTACACCTCGGCATGCGGGGTCTCTTCCTGCGCTACGACGACCCGGCGGCCGAACCCCGCAAGGGCACCCGGCTGCGTCTGGCCACCGGAGAGGCGGCGTTCGACCTGATCGCGCCCGCCCGCTGCGAGCCGATGGACGAGCGGGCGCTGGCCGCACTGCGGGCCGCGACCGGCCCCGACCCCCTGCGGGGTGACGTCGGCAGAACCGAGGCCGTACAACGCCTGCTCGCGGCCCACGTCCCGGTCGGCGCCGCCGTGCTCGACCAGGGCGTGTGGTCGGGGATCGGCAACGCCTGGCGGGCGGAGCTGCTCTTCCTCACCGGCCTCGACCCCGGCGCCCGCGACATCGGCGCCGAGGCCGCCGGGCGGCTCTGGGACGCCGCCGTGCGGTACCTCGCGCTGGGCCGCGACGCCGGGCAGGTGGTCAGCGACCCGGAGGCGCCGGACGAGCGGTGGGTCTACAAACGTGAGCGCTGCCGCCGCTGCGGGACCGCCGTCCGGACCTGGACGCTGGCCTCGAGGACGGCGTACGCGTGCCCGGCCGACCAGCACCTCGATGCCCTCTGACCTGGGAAGTCATGCCGTTACGGGCTTGTTATACATAGGTGAACGAAGGCCAGAGACTGCTGGACATCCGCCGAATCTACGTCGAGCCCGCCGCCGCCGGACTGCCGCGCGGCAAGGAGATCCTGGAGCGGTTCCCCGAGGCCGAGCGCATCGAGATCGAGGCCCACCACCGCATCCCCGAGTTGTACGGGGACGAGGCGAACGTGGCCCGCTGGGTCAGGATCAAGACCGAGGCGCTCGTCCTCGGCGTGAAGAAGTCGCTCACCGCGCGGCCCAACGGCCGGTCGAGCGACTTCATCGCGCCCTCCACCGCCAACGGCTGCGCGATGGCCTGCGCGTACTGCTACGTGCCGCGCCGCAAGGGCTACAGCAACCCGATCACCGTGTTCGCCAACATCGACAAGATCACGGGTTATCTCGCCAGGCACGCCGGGCGCCAGGGCGTCAAGCCCGAGCCGAACCAGGTCGATCCGCACGCCTGGGTCTACGACATCGGCGAGAACTCCGACTGCTCGGTGGACGCGACCGTCTCCGACAACGTGCGCGACCTCGTCGGCCTCTTCCGCGGCCTGCCGAACGCCAAGGCGAGCTTCGCCACCAAGTACGTCAACCGCGACCTGCTCGACTGGGACCCGCGGGGCCGTACGCGTGTCCGCTTCAGCCTGATGCCGGCCGCGGACGCCAAGCTGCTCGACATCCGCACCTCGCCCGTCGCCGACAGGATCGCGGCGATCGACGACTTCGTCGAGGCGGGATACGAGGTGCACGTCAACTTCAGCCCGGTCGTCGTCCGTGACGGCTGGCTGGAGGACTGGGCCGAGCTGCTCGGGCAGCTCGACGACGCGCTCAGCCCGGCCGCCCGCGCGCAGCTCGCCGCCGAGGTCATCTTCCTCACGCACAACGACCGGCTGCACGAGGTCAACCTCGGCTGGCATCCCAAGGCCGAGGAGGTGCTGTGGCGTCCCGACCTCCAGCAGCCGAAGCGCTCGCAGACCGGCGGCTGGAACGTCCGCTACAAGACCGGCCACAAGGGCCGCTACGTCACCGCGCTCACCGACCTGATCGCCGAGAAGATCCCGTATTGCACGGTCCGTTACGCCTTCTGACCGCCGTCCGGCAGCGCGGGAGCGCGTACGGCGAGCTCCACCCACCGTCTCCGGGCGCGCTCCGGCGCCCCGGCGTCCGGTGAGGTGGTCAGGAGCAGGGCGACGTCGTCGGCCGTGACGTCGGGCCGCAGCGTGCGGTCCCGGTGGGCGGCGGCGACCAGGATCTCCAGCGAGTGGACGGCGCGCTCCTGGATCCCGCGCAGCGATTCGCCCGCCAGGCCCGCCACCGCCTCACGGAGCAGGCGTTCCTGTCCCATGTCCACCACCACCCGGTGCAGCAGCCCGGCGATCTCGTCCAGGGCCGCGCTCCGGCCGTCGCCCACTCTGCCCACGGCGGCGTCGAGGGTCTCGGCGATGGTCGCGCCCAGCTCGGTCACGATGGCCTCGACCAGGTCGTTCTTCGTGGGGAAGTGCCGGTAGAGCGTGCCCACGGCCACCCCGGCCGCCGCCGCGATGTCGTCCATCCCGGCCTCCGGCCCGTGCGCCGTGATGAGCTCGCGCGCCGCGCGGACGATGGCGGCCCGGTTGCGCACCGCGTCCGCACGGGGCCGCTTGGGCCGCCGGGATCCGCCGCGACGCGCCGCAGGCCACCGTCGACGTGGTGCGCCTGGACCTGGCCTCGCTCGCGTCGGTGCGGGAGGCGGCCGGCGAGATCCGCGCCCGCCACGACCGGATCGACCTGCTCGTCAACAACGCCGGCGTGACCGGGCTCTCGGGCCGCAGGGAGGACGGCTTCGAGATCCAGTTCGGCGTCAACCACCTGGGGCACTTCGCCCTCGCCGGGCTGATGCTGGATCTGCTGCTGACCGTGCCCGGGTCCCGCGTGGTGACGGTCAGCAGCATCGGCCACCGGTTCGGCCGCATCGACACCGACGACCCCGGCTCCGGCGCGGGCGCCTACGCCCGGTCGAAGCTCGCCAACCTGCTGTTCACCTACGAACTGCAGCGGCGGCTGCGGGCGGCCGGCGCGTCCACCGCGGCGCTGGCCGCGCATCCGGGCGGCGCCGCGACGGAGGTGTTCCGCTACTCCTCGCCATGGTTCCGGGTGCCGAACCTGCTGATCGCCCGGCTGTTCGGGCGAACCGCGGCCATGGGTGCGCGGCCCATCCTGCGCGCGGCGACCGATCACGAGGCCGTCGGCGGCGACTACTACGGCCCGGGCGGCCTGTTCGAGATCCGCGGCCATCCCGTGCGGGTCAGGGCGGCGGCCCGCGCCCACGACCGCGGCCTGGGCGAGCGCCTGTGGGAGGTCTCCCAGCGGCTCACCTCCGTGACCTATCCCGTCTGAGCGCCGTCGTCGTCCTCAGGACGATCGCGGCGGGTGACGGTCAGACGCGCGCGGCGGTGACCACCACCGTGACGTAGGACATCGTGAAGCCGCCGCCCATCGCGTCGATCGCGTCCCCGACGCCCGCCAGCACCTCCGCGAGCGTGTCCGGGGGAAGCCGGGTGAGGACGCCCGACGTGGGCATCTGGTCCAGCCACTCGTCGCGGGTGTAGAACCGCTGCCAGCCGTACCGCCACTCCTCGGGGTCGCCGAACGCGCCCGCGTCCCTGATCCCGTCGGCGGCCTTGTCGAACAGCGGCCGGTAGCCGTCGAGGGCCGACCCCGCGGGCCGGTCCTGCGCGGGAAAGCCGGGCATCACCCGCCGGTAGACCTCGGCGTGGGTGTCCGCCACGGCGGGCGGGGGTTCGAACACGTGCCAGAACGCCGCCAGCCGCCCGCCGGGACGCAGTACCTCCGCGGCCTTGACCGCTCCGGCGACGGGATCGACCCAGTGCCAGGCCGTCCCGGCGACGACCGCGTCGAACGTACGGCCGGCGGGATCCCACGCCTCGAAGGTCGCCACCTCCGCATCGATCCCGCTCCGGCGGGCGAAGCCGGCCATCCGCGCGTCGGGTTCGACGCCGAGCACCGTGCAGCCCGCCGCCCGGAACTGCCGGGCCGCGATGCCGGTGCCGCAGCCGACGTCGAGGACGTCGCGGCCGGGGCTCGCGGCGACGATCCGCTCCACCATCGCGCCGGGATAGGGCGGCCGGGTGCGGTCGTAGC includes:
- a CDS encoding nuclear transport factor 2 family protein translates to MDLDWARAFAATWADEWNAHDLDRVMRHYADDVVFRSPIAARLIEGSDGVIRGKDALRAYWAEGLRRNPDLRFEVVGVYAGIDCVVINFRKETGALASEVLVLEDDLIVSGWGTHGAE
- a CDS encoding nucleoside deaminase — protein: MSYEPTPEEMGHLRRCVELAKEALEADDEPFGSVLVAGDGEVLAEDRNRVAGGDHTRHPEFELARWAAANMTPEERAKATVYTSGEHCPMCAAAHGWVGLGRIVYVASSAQLARWLAEWDVPPPPVRTLPVEEVAPGVRVAGPVPALADEVRALHRRLHTGS
- a CDS encoding DNA-formamidopyrimidine glycosylase family protein, with translation MPEGHLVHRYADEQHEALAGRVVSATSPQGRFDAGPYDGRVVEGVEALGKHLLYRLEGAPAIHVHLGMRGLFLRYDDPAAEPRKGTRLRLATGEAAFDLIAPARCEPMDERALAALRAATGPDPLRGDVGRTEAVQRLLAAHVPVGAAVLDQGVWSGIGNAWRAELLFLTGLDPGARDIGAEAAGRLWDAAVRYLALGRDAGQVVSDPEAPDERWVYKRERCRRCGTAVRTWTLASRTAYACPADQHLDAL
- a CDS encoding spore photoproduct lyase family protein, translated to MNEGQRLLDIRRIYVEPAAAGLPRGKEILERFPEAERIEIEAHHRIPELYGDEANVARWVRIKTEALVLGVKKSLTARPNGRSSDFIAPSTANGCAMACAYCYVPRRKGYSNPITVFANIDKITGYLARHAGRQGVKPEPNQVDPHAWVYDIGENSDCSVDATVSDNVRDLVGLFRGLPNAKASFATKYVNRDLLDWDPRGRTRVRFSLMPAADAKLLDIRTSPVADRIAAIDDFVEAGYEVHVNFSPVVVRDGWLEDWAELLGQLDDALSPAARAQLAAEVIFLTHNDRLHEVNLGWHPKAEEVLWRPDLQQPKRSQTGGWNVRYKTGHKGRYVTALTDLIAEKIPYCTVRYAF
- a CDS encoding TetR/AcrR family transcriptional regulator, coding for MRNRAAIVRAARELITAHGPEAGMDDIAAAAGVAVGTLYRHFPTKNDLVEAIVTELGATIAETLDAAVGRVGDGRSAALDEIAGLLHRVVVDMGQERLLREAVAGLAGESLRGIQERAVHSLEILVAAAHRDRTLRPDVTADDVALLLTTSPDAGAPERARRRWVELAVRAPALPDGGQKA
- a CDS encoding class I SAM-dependent methyltransferase, with product MPTNSFEHEPHKARGMAESFGVDAERYDRTRPPYPGAMVERIVAASPGRDVLDVGCGTGIAARQFRAAGCTVLGVEPDARMAGFARRSGIDAEVATFEAWDPAGRTFDAVVAGTAWHWVDPVAGAVKAAEVLRPGGRLAAFWHVFEPPPAVADTHAEVYRRVMPGFPAQDRPAGSALDGYRPLFDKAADGIRDAGAFGDPEEWRYGWQRFYTRDEWLDQMPTSGVLTRLPPDTLAEVLAGVGDAIDAMGGGFTMSYVTVVVTAARV